A stretch of the Myxococcus guangdongensis genome encodes the following:
- the map gene encoding type I methionyl aminopeptidase: MGTPLFKGAEVERLRLAGAAAAGTLAWVAQRLAPGISTGDINQWVREDTARRGGTPSQLGYHGFPATVCTSRNHVVCHGVPNPHERLAVGDIINVDVTTNLEGYHGDTSATFCIGEVSSDARHVVDVARRCRDIGISVVRHGAKLGDIGAAIQELAEQEGCSIVREFGGHGIGRAMHGPPHVPHFGKRGTGITLRSGMVITIEPMVNLGRPEVRVLSDEWTVVTDDGSLSAQFEHTVLVTREGCEILTPNPGLPLSVGPSLASAGAHP, translated from the coding sequence ATGGGAACTCCACTCTTCAAGGGCGCGGAGGTCGAGCGTCTGCGTCTGGCGGGCGCGGCGGCCGCCGGCACGCTCGCCTGGGTCGCGCAGCGGCTGGCGCCGGGCATCTCCACCGGCGACATCAACCAGTGGGTGCGTGAGGACACGGCGCGGCGGGGCGGCACGCCCAGTCAGCTGGGCTACCACGGCTTCCCGGCCACGGTCTGCACCAGCCGCAACCACGTCGTCTGTCACGGCGTGCCGAACCCGCACGAGCGACTGGCCGTCGGTGACATCATCAACGTGGATGTCACCACGAATCTGGAGGGCTATCACGGGGACACGTCCGCCACGTTCTGCATCGGCGAGGTGTCCTCGGACGCGCGGCACGTGGTGGACGTGGCCCGCAGGTGTCGGGACATCGGCATCTCCGTGGTGCGCCATGGCGCGAAGCTGGGCGACATCGGCGCGGCCATCCAGGAGCTGGCGGAGCAGGAGGGGTGCAGCATCGTGCGCGAGTTCGGCGGCCACGGCATCGGTCGCGCCATGCACGGCCCTCCGCATGTCCCGCACTTCGGCAAGAGGGGCACGGGCATCACCCTGCGCTCGGGCATGGTCATCACCATCGAGCCGATGGTGAACCTGGGGCGTCCCGAGGTCCGCGTCCTGTCGGACGAGTGGACGGTGGTGACGGACGACGGCAGCCTCTCCGCGCAGTTCGAGCACACCGTGCTGGTGACGCGCGAGGGCTGCGAGATTCTCACGCCCAACCCGGGACTGCCGCTCTCAGTGGGCCCGTCGC